Proteins from a genomic interval of Caldicellulosiruptor diazotrophicus:
- a CDS encoding aldo/keto reductase: MYVANSNRYNNMIYLRCGKSGLKLPAISLGFWHNFGDGDPFDNMRKIVQRAFDLGITYFDLANNYGPPPGAAEENFGRLFKLNLRPYRDEIIVATKAGYKMWEGPYGDWGSKKYLLASLDQSLKRMNLDYVDIFYSHRPDPETPIEETMEALYQAVHSGKALYAGISNYNPEQTKIAYSVAKQMGLKLIVNQVRYNMFARDVENGLFDTLNELGMGAVIYSPLAQGLLTERYLDGIPEDSRVRKSGVFLKESDITPERIEKVKKLSEIAKRRGQTVSQLALSWILRNKVVASVIVGASKVSQIEDNVGCINNLEFSEEELREIDEILNS; encoded by the coding sequence ATGTATGTAGCAAATTCGAACAGATACAATAACATGATATACCTTCGCTGTGGAAAAAGTGGCTTAAAACTTCCTGCTATCTCTCTTGGTTTTTGGCACAATTTTGGAGATGGTGACCCATTTGACAACATGCGAAAAATTGTTCAAAGAGCTTTTGATCTCGGAATAACATACTTTGACCTTGCAAACAACTACGGACCACCACCGGGTGCTGCTGAGGAAAATTTTGGTAGATTATTTAAACTTAATTTAAGACCTTACAGAGATGAAATAATTGTTGCAACAAAGGCAGGATACAAGATGTGGGAAGGTCCATACGGTGATTGGGGCTCAAAAAAGTATCTTCTTGCAAGCTTAGACCAAAGCCTTAAACGAATGAACCTTGACTATGTCGATATTTTTTATTCGCACAGACCAGACCCAGAAACACCAATTGAAGAGACAATGGAGGCTTTGTATCAGGCAGTGCACAGCGGAAAAGCTTTGTATGCTGGTATATCAAATTACAATCCTGAACAAACTAAAATAGCGTATTCAGTTGCAAAACAAATGGGACTAAAGCTTATAGTAAATCAAGTTCGATACAATATGTTTGCAAGAGATGTTGAAAATGGTCTTTTTGATACATTAAATGAGCTTGGCATGGGAGCTGTGATATATTCTCCTCTTGCCCAGGGGCTTCTGACAGAGCGTTATTTGGACGGAATTCCTGAAGACTCAAGAGTAAGAAAATCAGGAGTGTTCTTGAAAGAAAGTGATATAACACCTGAGAGAATTGAAAAAGTTAAAAAGTTATCTGAGATTGCAAAAAGGCGTGGTCAGACAGTTTCACAGCTTGCACTTTCGTGGATTTTGCGAAACAAAGTTGTAGCCTCAGTAATTGTTGGTGCAAGCAAGGTATCTCAGATTGAAGATAATGTGGGATGTATTAATAATCTTGAGTTTTCAGAAGAAGAGCTGAGAGAGATTGATGAGATTTTAAACTCATAA
- a CDS encoding ASKHA domain-containing protein, producing MPVVRVYAKNEIVVEIEVQKCSNLLDVLQKNSFDIEASCGGKGVCGKCKVRVKKGQKPYLENLTQEEKRHLREDEISSGVRLACRVEISEDLDVFLKKSSEKTNILSHFTLNDFEREDNIIVKKVVLQPPSLDDQKSYELRLKEAIGDCNLKILPRTLQKLARLKEQEFYAIIYSDEVVDVKNSSLAFGLAVDVGTTTVVCYLVDMVKKEVVDFYSFINPQKKFGADVISRIDFAKEKEEGLFILQNEIIKALNESIQILTSRNYISQDDILRIVFVGNPTMLHLLLGVDPQTIAVSPFVPVFTESVYAKPNDLGLEINPAGAIEILSSISAYVGSDIVAGILSTKLHKSPKVSLLLDLGTNGEMVLGSSSFMLACSTAAGPAFEGVNISCGMGAVEGAIDSVKIENGKVHFTTIGSKQPVGICGSGVVDVIAYMLKEAIIDETGRFCDKNNVYKSYIKQVNNQQAFFITDSVYITQRDIREIQLAKAAISAGIKTMIEYAKITEDDIENVYLAGGFGNYINPWSAVEIGIIPKKLQNKIILVGNSAGAGALLVLLSKKMEFEAQEIVKKVNYIELSNSAEFNKFFMESMIFENLS from the coding sequence ATGCCAGTTGTAAGAGTTTACGCAAAAAATGAGATTGTTGTAGAGATAGAAGTACAAAAGTGCTCAAATCTGTTGGATGTACTACAAAAAAATTCATTTGACATTGAAGCAAGCTGTGGTGGAAAAGGTGTATGTGGAAAGTGCAAAGTGAGAGTTAAAAAGGGTCAAAAACCTTATTTAGAAAATCTTACGCAAGAAGAGAAAAGACACCTGAGAGAAGATGAGATATCAAGTGGTGTTCGACTTGCATGCAGAGTAGAGATTAGTGAAGATTTAGATGTCTTTTTGAAAAAATCTTCTGAAAAGACAAATATACTTTCACATTTTACCTTGAATGATTTTGAGCGTGAAGATAATATAATTGTAAAAAAGGTAGTTTTGCAGCCACCTTCCTTAGATGATCAAAAGAGCTATGAATTGAGACTGAAAGAGGCTATAGGTGATTGCAATCTAAAAATCTTGCCAAGAACCTTACAAAAGCTTGCAAGACTAAAAGAACAGGAGTTTTATGCAATTATATATTCAGATGAGGTTGTGGATGTGAAAAATTCTTCCTTGGCATTTGGTCTTGCTGTGGATGTTGGAACAACTACTGTTGTTTGTTATCTTGTTGATATGGTTAAAAAAGAAGTAGTAGATTTTTACTCTTTTATAAATCCACAAAAAAAATTTGGTGCAGATGTCATCTCCCGGATAGATTTTGCAAAGGAAAAAGAAGAAGGGCTTTTTATTCTTCAAAACGAGATTATAAAAGCATTAAATGAATCAATTCAAATTCTTACTAGTAGAAACTATATCTCTCAAGATGATATTCTTCGCATAGTTTTTGTTGGTAACCCAACAATGCTACACCTTCTTTTAGGAGTTGACCCTCAGACAATTGCTGTTTCCCCTTTTGTTCCAGTTTTTACTGAAAGTGTTTATGCAAAACCGAATGACTTGGGGCTTGAAATAAATCCTGCAGGTGCTATTGAGATTTTAAGCAGCATCTCAGCATATGTTGGATCAGATATTGTTGCGGGAATACTCTCAACAAAATTGCATAAGAGTCCCAAGGTTTCTCTTCTTTTGGACCTTGGGACAAACGGTGAGATGGTGCTTGGTAGTAGTAGCTTTATGCTTGCATGTTCAACTGCCGCAGGGCCTGCATTTGAAGGTGTTAACATCTCGTGCGGGATGGGCGCAGTGGAAGGTGCAATTGACAGTGTTAAAATAGAGAATGGCAAAGTACATTTTACCACAATAGGATCAAAACAGCCAGTTGGAATTTGTGGTTCTGGAGTAGTGGATGTCATTGCTTATATGCTGAAAGAAGCTATAATAGATGAAACTGGCAGGTTTTGCGATAAAAATAATGTTTATAAATCATACATAAAACAAGTAAACAATCAGCAAGCTTTTTTTATCACCGACTCAGTTTATATAACTCAAAGAGATATAAGAGAAATTCAGCTTGCAAAAGCAGCAATCTCAGCTGGGATAAAGACAATGATTGAATATGCAAAAATTACTGAAGATGATATAGAAAATGTGTATTTAGCTGGTGGTTTTGGAAATTACATAAATCCATGGTCAGCCGTTGAAATTGGTATCATCCCCAAAAAATTGCAAAACAAGATAATTCTTGTTGGAAACAGTGCTGGTGCGGGAGCTTTACTTGTACTTTTAAGTAAAAAAATGGAGTTTGAAGCACAGGAGATAGTAAAGAAAGTAAATTATATAGAACTTTCAAATTCTGCAGAATTTAACAAATTTTTTATGGAAAGTATGATATTTGAGAACCTCAGCTAA
- a CDS encoding TVP38/TMEM64 family protein produces the protein MVEEIRVKDKIKLWIFIFIMVLSIFALIYAEKQHQLNPKFIKQYITHFGVWSPIAFLILYSVKSFVIFIPAGVFMLAAGLSFGTLLGSLILIVGTLLSSTIGFVFARYFGKDYVQKKLKNTKFSNVSKKIAQKGFLIILLLRLVPILPYDAINYICGLSKIRYRDFILATFIGTVPACFLYAYLGENILRPFSKGFYLSLCLVIVISLTPVLFAKTIKEFLQNDKEEEDEHKI, from the coding sequence ATGGTTGAAGAAATAAGAGTGAAAGATAAAATAAAATTGTGGATATTTATCTTTATCATGGTACTTTCCATATTTGCTCTTATATATGCTGAAAAACAACATCAGCTAAATCCCAAGTTTATAAAACAGTATATTACCCATTTTGGTGTTTGGTCACCGATTGCATTTTTAATTCTATACTCAGTAAAATCTTTTGTGATATTTATTCCTGCCGGAGTATTTATGCTGGCGGCAGGACTTTCATTTGGCACATTACTAGGTTCACTTATTTTAATTGTAGGTACTCTTCTTTCATCTACCATTGGCTTTGTGTTTGCAAGGTATTTTGGTAAAGACTATGTACAAAAAAAGTTAAAAAACACAAAGTTTTCTAATGTTAGCAAGAAGATAGCCCAGAAAGGTTTTTTAATCATACTACTTTTGAGGCTTGTGCCTATCCTCCCTTATGACGCTATAAACTATATATGTGGTCTTTCAAAGATAAGGTACAGAGACTTTATACTTGCCACCTTTATTGGAACAGTACCTGCATGTTTTTTGTATGCTTATCTTGGTGAAAATATCTTAAGACCGTTTTCTAAAGGATTTTATTTGAGCTTGTGTTTGGTGATTGTTATATCCCTCACGCCAGTTCTTTTTGCAAAGACAATAAAAGAATTTTTGCAGAATGATAAAGAAGAAGAGGATGAGCATAAAATTTAA
- the zapA gene encoding cell division protein ZapA — protein MKRIEVKIAGMNYVLKTDEDEEYIMKIANYINKKMSEVVANEPQLSTSLSAMLTAFLVADEYFKHLLECDEKLSKIGVESEKYQKEVEEYKEKLKVAEEKILLQSQEIEKLNEIIQNLNQELEKTKQELEKTKKELDDFINAFDGDR, from the coding sequence TTGAAGAGAATTGAAGTGAAAATTGCGGGTATGAATTATGTATTAAAGACTGACGAAGATGAAGAATACATAATGAAGATTGCAAATTATATAAACAAGAAGATGTCTGAGGTTGTAGCTAACGAGCCTCAGCTTTCAACATCTCTTTCTGCAATGCTCACAGCTTTTTTGGTGGCAGATGAGTATTTTAAACACCTTTTAGAATGTGATGAGAAGCTTTCAAAGATAGGTGTTGAAAGCGAGAAATATCAAAAAGAGGTAGAGGAATATAAAGAGAAATTAAAAGTGGCAGAGGAAAAAATTTTGCTGCAAAGTCAAGAGATTGAAAAATTAAATGAAATTATTCAAAATCTTAACCAAGAACTTGAAAAGACAAAGCAGGAACTTGAAAAGACCAAAAAAGAACTTGATGATTTTATAAATGCATTTGACGGTGATAGATAA
- a CDS encoding N-acetylmuramoyl-L-alanine amidase has protein sequence MKNKKVKLFSVYVAILTFIVFKVFLFLNTNISKIAEIFSENNYQTRNLIIIDPGHGGFDPGAVSGDIKESVINLQIARKLKGYFEMFGFKVLLTRSTEDDLSEYDKKAHDLKKRKEIVLENNPQIFISIHLNSFPVSKYFGAQVFYDKSNEEAKKLALFVQNELRYMPNGLVNRRQPKPIDVYILKNLKIPAILVECGFMSNKMELSLLQSQQYQDWLSYSILKGVLNYLDQKKEMEKSG, from the coding sequence TTGAAAAATAAAAAAGTAAAGCTATTTTCAGTTTACGTGGCAATTTTAACTTTTATAGTTTTTAAAGTTTTTTTATTTTTGAATACCAATATTTCAAAAATTGCTGAGATATTTAGCGAAAATAATTATCAAACACGAAATCTAATTATTATTGACCCTGGACACGGTGGTTTTGACCCGGGTGCAGTGAGCGGTGATATAAAAGAATCTGTGATAAACCTTCAGATTGCGAGAAAATTGAAGGGATATTTTGAGATGTTTGGCTTTAAGGTTCTTCTTACACGTTCAACAGAAGACGATTTGAGCGAATATGATAAAAAGGCGCATGACCTGAAAAAGAGAAAAGAGATTGTTTTAGAAAATAATCCTCAGATTTTTATTTCTATTCATTTAAACAGCTTTCCAGTGAGCAAGTACTTTGGTGCTCAAGTGTTTTATGACAAGTCAAATGAAGAGGCGAAAAAACTTGCTTTGTTTGTTCAAAATGAGCTAAGATATATGCCAAATGGACTTGTAAATAGACGACAGCCAAAACCAATAGATGTGTATATCCTAAAAAACCTCAAAATTCCTGCTATATTGGTGGAATGTGGTTTTATGTCAAACAAGATGGAGCTATCTTTGCTTCAAAGCCAGCAGTATCAGGATTGGCTTTCATACTCAATATTGAAAGGAGTTTTAAACTATTTAGACCAAAAAAAGGAGATGGAAAAAAGTGGATGA
- a CDS encoding peptidase U32 family protein, protein MKKVELLSPAGGFEELVAAIKAGADSVYVGAKEFSARAYAKNFSEDELKKAIDFCHERRKKIYLTINTLIYNDEMHKAINLVEFAYKEGIDAVIVQDLGLLFIILKEFPGMPVHASTQMTVHNLAQVKFLEGLGVKRVILSRELSIDEIKNIRQQSNIELEVFVHGALCISYSGQCLFSSIIFKRSGNRGQCAQPCRLYYKLLGKEKKEIDEGYLLSPKDICLLENVDKLIEAGVDSFKIEGRLKDQYYVYTVSSIYRKYIDMYYEKGTITIDSTDSRKLLLVFNRGNFSTGYLENTDIDSIIFKKAPNNTGLFIGKFYFENEKLFLQTSYNLSNGDVISFRNKNFEEILLEINNNIVKKDDERFEVKVDFERKKRLKEFSQGQVFIVRSKEYEKEIEKDLKMEKKFRKVDFKVWIEKGKRIKALAKSDGFEVEEEGGVVQQAKEKKLTSAAVINSFSKLGGTIFEMGNFDVHIEDGCFVKVSELNRLRKVLIEKLSQKIINSCKRSIKQDIEISRYLGDGGVRSFNKSYRFSFMVDSLWQLEKLKKWCETLSLSSYEIYVPYNVIFDMETDDNMVAYFDRITHDEDLKKVEVEKIKEKGIKKVLVRNLGQYEIFKNHFEIYFDFSLNITNSASFKFLELLGGKRICLSVELSKTRIIEIYKNAQESEIEVIVFGRIPLMINRLKFFERGEYLQDRNGELLKLIKTQHGKNEILNPAFLYINDKDVPADVLRIDFTGMNKKEMEKALKGYFDNKEIGLKITKGYYLP, encoded by the coding sequence ATGAAAAAGGTAGAGCTATTATCACCAGCAGGCGGATTTGAAGAATTAGTTGCAGCCATAAAAGCTGGGGCTGACAGCGTGTATGTTGGTGCAAAAGAGTTTTCAGCAAGGGCGTATGCAAAGAATTTTTCAGAAGATGAGCTCAAAAAAGCCATAGATTTTTGTCATGAGAGAAGAAAAAAGATATATCTTACAATAAATACCTTAATTTACAATGATGAGATGCACAAAGCTATAAATCTTGTAGAATTTGCATACAAGGAAGGAATTGATGCTGTAATTGTGCAGGATTTGGGTCTACTCTTTATTATTTTAAAAGAGTTTCCGGGTATGCCTGTTCATGCAAGTACACAGATGACGGTTCATAACTTGGCTCAGGTAAAGTTTTTGGAAGGCTTAGGAGTAAAGAGAGTTATACTCTCAAGAGAGCTCTCAATAGATGAGATAAAAAACATAAGACAGCAAAGTAATATTGAACTTGAGGTTTTTGTGCATGGAGCTTTGTGTATTTCATATTCTGGTCAGTGCCTTTTTTCAAGCATAATTTTCAAAAGAAGTGGCAACAGAGGGCAGTGTGCCCAGCCTTGCAGGCTTTATTATAAGCTTTTAGGTAAGGAGAAAAAAGAAATTGATGAAGGATATCTTCTTTCACCAAAGGACATTTGTCTTTTGGAAAACGTAGATAAGCTAATTGAAGCAGGAGTTGACTCTTTCAAGATAGAGGGAAGATTAAAGGACCAATATTATGTGTACACTGTGAGCTCAATCTATAGAAAATATATTGATATGTATTACGAAAAAGGTACAATAACAATCGACAGCACTGATAGTCGAAAACTCTTGCTTGTTTTCAACAGGGGGAACTTTAGTACTGGATATTTAGAAAATACTGATATAGACAGCATAATCTTCAAAAAAGCGCCTAACAATACAGGGCTTTTTATTGGAAAATTTTATTTTGAGAATGAAAAACTTTTTTTGCAGACTTCATATAACCTTTCAAACGGCGATGTAATTTCTTTTAGAAACAAAAATTTTGAAGAGATTCTTCTTGAAATAAATAACAATATTGTTAAGAAAGATGACGAAAGATTTGAGGTGAAAGTTGATTTTGAGAGAAAAAAGAGATTGAAAGAATTTTCACAGGGTCAAGTGTTTATTGTAAGAAGTAAAGAATATGAAAAAGAGATAGAAAAAGATCTGAAGATGGAGAAAAAATTTAGGAAGGTCGATTTCAAGGTATGGATAGAAAAAGGGAAAAGGATAAAAGCTTTAGCAAAAAGTGATGGATTTGAGGTAGAAGAGGAGGGGGGAGTTGTTCAGCAGGCAAAAGAGAAAAAGCTTACATCTGCTGCTGTAATTAACAGCTTTTCAAAACTGGGTGGAACAATTTTTGAGATGGGAAATTTTGATGTGCATATTGAAGATGGCTGTTTTGTGAAGGTTTCAGAGCTAAACAGGCTAAGAAAGGTGTTGATTGAAAAACTTTCTCAAAAGATAATTAACTCTTGCAAAAGAAGTATAAAACAAGATATTGAAATTTCAAGGTATCTTGGTGATGGTGGTGTAAGGTCATTTAATAAGAGTTACAGGTTTTCTTTCATGGTAGATTCACTTTGGCAACTTGAAAAGCTTAAAAAGTGGTGTGAGACGCTAAGTCTTTCAAGCTATGAAATCTATGTGCCTTACAATGTAATCTTTGATATGGAAACAGATGACAACATGGTTGCTTATTTTGACAGAATAACACACGATGAAGATTTGAAAAAGGTTGAAGTTGAGAAGATAAAAGAAAAAGGTATAAAGAAAGTTTTGGTAAGAAACCTTGGACAGTATGAGATATTTAAAAATCATTTTGAGATTTATTTTGATTTTAGTTTAAACATTACCAACTCTGCATCATTTAAATTTTTAGAACTTCTTGGTGGCAAAAGAATCTGTCTTTCGGTTGAGCTATCTAAAACAAGAATTATAGAAATTTACAAAAACGCACAAGAAAGTGAGATAGAAGTAATTGTCTTTGGTAGAATTCCTCTGATGATAAACAGGCTTAAATTTTTTGAAAGGGGAGAATATTTGCAAGACAGAAACGGTGAGCTTTTAAAACTCATAAAAACTCAGCATGGGAAAAACGAAATTTTAAACCCTGCATTTTTGTATATAAACGACAAGGATGTACCGGCTGATGTGTTAAGGATTGACTTTACAGGCATGAATAAAAAAGAAATGGAGAAAGCTTTGAAAGGATATTTTGATAACAAAGAGATTGGTCTAAAAATTACAAAGGGGTATTATTTGCCATGA
- a CDS encoding alkaline phosphatase family protein: protein MKMLFVFLDGVGKGEKSEVNPFFYYHPKAYEIFLKEGNVLFLDATLGVEGLPQSATGQVTIYSGINAAKEVGFHINGQITLSLKKIIDKQNIFTTLSRHGLKVDFANVYRNEYLQKILNDKNFKMSVTSYMALTAGIRFKTVGDLLKSEGVYFDITNQVLIESGYKVPVFSPEKAAENLLNILQKNNFVLFEHFKTDIIGHSCDMEKALELLKLLDEFIISLIENLPKDACLVVTSDHGNIEDLSTKTHTKNKVPFLAYGNKKEIFAIESIEQIYSSILKYFEIRTQRDDKEE from the coding sequence ATGAAAATGCTTTTTGTATTTTTGGACGGTGTTGGAAAAGGGGAGAAAAGTGAAGTTAACCCCTTTTTTTATTATCATCCAAAAGCATATGAAATATTTTTGAAAGAAGGCAATGTCTTGTTTTTGGACGCAACGCTCGGTGTTGAAGGTCTGCCGCAAAGTGCCACAGGCCAGGTTACAATCTATTCAGGCATAAACGCAGCAAAGGAGGTAGGGTTTCATATCAATGGGCAGATTACGCTAAGCCTCAAGAAAATAATTGACAAACAAAATATCTTTACTACTCTTTCCCGGCACGGTTTGAAAGTAGACTTTGCAAATGTTTACAGAAACGAGTATTTGCAAAAGATATTAAATGACAAGAATTTTAAGATGTCTGTGACAAGTTATATGGCTTTAACGGCAGGCATAAGGTTCAAAACAGTGGGAGACCTTTTGAAGTCTGAAGGGGTATATTTTGACATCACAAATCAAGTCTTAATTGAAAGTGGATATAAAGTACCAGTTTTTTCCCCTGAAAAAGCAGCTGAAAATCTTTTGAATATACTACAGAAAAATAATTTTGTTCTGTTTGAACATTTTAAAACGGACATCATAGGACACTCATGTGACATGGAAAAAGCTTTAGAACTTTTAAAACTTTTAGATGAGTTTATAATCAGCTTAATTGAGAATCTTCCTAAGGATGCTTGTCTTGTTGTGACATCTGACCACGGTAACATAGAAGATTTGTCAACAAAGACACATACAAAAAATAAAGTACCTTTTTTAGCATATGGAAATAAAAAAGAAATCTTCGCTATTGAGTCAATTGAACAGATTTATAGCAGTATTTTAAAATACTTCGAAATAAGAACGCAGAGGGATGACAAAGAAGAATGA
- the pepV gene encoding dipeptidase PepV gives MDEVKALIDKEIENLKDEIVNATLQLIKIRSVEDTPAPNMPFGKGINDALLTCENLCKRLGFETKNYDGYALEAFYGNQNEDVSVIGHLDVVPEGEGWSVPPYEGVIKDGKIFGRGAVDDKGPTVAALYGMYVVKKLAEEKKISLKRKLRFVFGTNEEGGSKCLQYYFERAKYPTVGFTPDADFPVIQGEKGFLVFELAKDVKDTFEIEGGQRPNMVPDRCRFEGSFDVKKAKEIIVKKGLSDKAEVFEEAGKTFIITRGVSAHGSLPFKGENAISYMFNILDELWAKEDEFRRFIDFYNNHIGFDVFGEKLSIGFEDEKSGKLVLNAGVIRKEKGRVILTINVRYPVDTSYEEIENKVKKVLQDHNIEYRLVTNVPPLYFESDHFLIRTLIEVYREFTNDDTQPLVIGGGTYARWAKNVVAFGPNMPGDEEVAHQKDEYIFIDRLILCSKIYANAIYRLAKE, from the coding sequence GTGGATGAAGTAAAAGCATTGATAGACAAAGAGATTGAAAATTTAAAAGATGAAATAGTAAATGCTACTTTACAGCTTATAAAAATCAGAAGTGTTGAGGATACACCTGCACCTAATATGCCGTTTGGTAAGGGAATAAACGATGCGCTACTTACGTGTGAAAATCTTTGCAAAAGATTAGGATTTGAAACAAAAAATTATGATGGATATGCGCTTGAAGCTTTCTATGGGAATCAGAATGAGGATGTGAGTGTTATAGGTCATTTAGATGTTGTACCCGAAGGGGAAGGATGGAGTGTACCACCTTATGAAGGAGTTATAAAGGACGGTAAAATTTTTGGACGCGGTGCGGTTGATGACAAAGGTCCAACTGTGGCAGCTCTTTATGGCATGTATGTGGTTAAAAAACTTGCCGAAGAAAAGAAGATTTCTCTTAAAAGAAAGCTAAGGTTTGTTTTTGGTACAAACGAAGAGGGTGGCTCTAAGTGTCTTCAGTATTATTTTGAAAGAGCAAAATATCCAACTGTTGGTTTTACTCCGGATGCGGATTTTCCTGTCATTCAAGGTGAAAAAGGTTTTCTGGTGTTTGAGCTGGCAAAAGATGTGAAAGATACATTTGAGATTGAAGGTGGACAGCGGCCTAACATGGTGCCTGACAGGTGCAGGTTCGAAGGTAGTTTTGATGTTAAGAAAGCTAAAGAAATTATTGTTAAAAAAGGGCTAAGTGATAAGGCTGAGGTTTTTGAAGAAGCTGGTAAGACATTTATAATTACAAGGGGAGTATCTGCTCACGGAAGCCTGCCTTTTAAAGGTGAAAATGCTATATCGTATATGTTTAATATCTTAGATGAGCTTTGGGCGAAAGAAGATGAGTTTAGAAGATTTATTGACTTTTACAATAATCACATTGGATTTGACGTATTTGGCGAGAAACTCTCAATTGGATTTGAGGATGAAAAATCAGGAAAGCTCGTATTAAACGCAGGGGTAATACGCAAAGAAAAAGGAAGAGTTATCCTTACAATAAATGTTCGCTATCCAGTTGACACCTCATATGAGGAGATAGAAAATAAAGTAAAGAAAGTGCTGCAGGATCATAATATTGAATATCGTTTGGTGACAAACGTTCCTCCACTTTATTTTGAATCTGACCACTTTTTAATCAGGACTTTGATTGAGGTTTACAGAGAATTTACAAATGACGATACACAGCCGCTTGTGATTGGCGGTGGAACATACGCAAGGTGGGCAAAAAATGTGGTTGCTTTTGGACCAAATATGCCAGGTGATGAAGAGGTTGCCCACCAAAAAGATGAATATATCTTTATAGATAGGCTAATCCTTTGTAGCAAAATCTATGCGAATGCTATTTACAGGCTTGCAAAAGAATAG
- the ytvI gene encoding sporulation integral membrane protein YtvI: MKEFTKNRFVVAMIYVILISAFIFSCAYLIKTFDLFVRFVIKAFIPVIIGLFIAEVSEPLLKYLEKRKVSRTISAILILIVLNIILGFMLAEGIYILVNECMSLVTSLQNIDYDKIYHTLDKLFASVKNIYSGLPGPIVNFIQSGVDELTNVLNQIATMSLKVIKVIPATLKGITVWFFSILSAFFFMRDRHKMRAWLIQNFSVQLYRELSSIAFKVIDSVVDYAKSQIILAILMFLSGLVGLSIIKAPYFLVVSLLLGLLSIIPIIGSGIILLPWIAGSFIAGDTNFGIKLLVVYLIILGIREFASIKIVASQVGISTFTTLVSIYAGVEVFGAWGFVIGPLLVVFLKAVYETGAIKKVRENLFLSKRSESV, translated from the coding sequence ATGAAAGAGTTTACAAAAAACCGGTTTGTGGTTGCTATGATTTATGTCATCCTGATTAGCGCATTTATCTTTTCGTGTGCATATTTAATAAAGACATTTGACCTTTTTGTGAGGTTTGTGATAAAAGCTTTCATTCCGGTTATTATTGGACTTTTTATTGCAGAGGTGTCTGAACCGCTTTTAAAATACTTGGAAAAAAGAAAGGTAAGCAGGACAATCTCTGCAATTCTTATACTGATTGTTTTGAACATAATACTTGGTTTTATGCTTGCCGAGGGCATATATATTCTTGTAAATGAGTGTATGAGTTTAGTTACAAGCCTTCAAAACATTGATTATGACAAAATCTACCATACTTTGGATAAGCTCTTTGCAAGTGTAAAAAATATATATTCAGGATTGCCAGGACCTATTGTGAATTTCATTCAATCTGGTGTTGATGAGCTCACAAATGTACTCAACCAGATTGCCACAATGAGTTTAAAGGTAATAAAAGTTATACCTGCAACCTTAAAAGGTATCACTGTATGGTTTTTTTCTATCTTATCAGCCTTTTTCTTTATGCGCGACAGACACAAAATGAGAGCATGGCTAATTCAAAATTTTTCAGTCCAGCTTTACAGAGAACTTTCTTCAATTGCTTTTAAAGTTATAGACTCTGTTGTAGACTATGCAAAATCTCAGATAATTTTGGCAATTTTAATGTTTCTCTCAGGACTTGTAGGACTTTCTATAATAAAGGCGCCTTACTTTTTGGTGGTAAGCCTTCTTCTGGGGCTGTTGAGTATAATTCCAATCATAGGATCAGGCATAATATTACTTCCGTGGATCGCAGGCAGTTTTATAGCTGGAGACACTAATTTTGGAATCAAACTTTTGGTTGTTTATCTGATAATTTTAGGTATTCGAGAATTTGCGTCTATCAAGATTGTTGCAAGTCAAGTAGGGATTTCAACATTTACAACACTTGTCTCTATCTATGCAGGTGTTGAAGTGTTTGGCGCGTGGGGATTTGTGATAGGTCCGCTTTTGGTTGTGTTTTTGAAAGCAGTGTATGAGACAGGTGCAATTAAAAAGGTAAGAGAAAATCTTTTTTTGTCAAAAAGGAGTGAAAGTGTATAA